One genomic segment of Amycolatopsis sp. WQ 127309 includes these proteins:
- a CDS encoding MFS transporter yields MTTRATPRFRAVLANREFRALWFAETQSMLGDQLTIVALAILVFDRTGSPLLSAVVYSLTFLPALAGGLGLSQLADRFPRRAVLAAGSLAQAVLIGLMAVPGLPMGWLFVLFVLARLANAPGNAAQNALGREIFTDDDVYLQSQDLRGITNNTAMLGGLAVGGLLVTTIGTSWALAIDALTFLVAAAAVQLLVLRRPAAGDGGAPWFGAIRQVFGDERLRVLLYLSWLVGLAVIPEGLAAPLAAQLGVGEQAVGWLLAADPLGFVAGTFVLSRFVSTERRRKLLGVLAALPLAALAAFALRPGLATALVLLALAGATGAYVITVSATFITWVPNDIRGSAGGLYRTGLRVAQGLGVGIGGLVAQWVGSANTTIALAGAVGLLLAVPVALAWRRVGGLEPPPS; encoded by the coding sequence GTGACGACGCGCGCGACACCCCGGTTCCGGGCCGTCCTCGCCAACCGCGAGTTCCGCGCGCTGTGGTTCGCCGAGACGCAGTCGATGCTGGGCGACCAGCTCACCATCGTCGCGCTGGCCATCCTCGTGTTCGACCGGACCGGGTCGCCGCTGCTCTCGGCCGTCGTCTACTCACTGACGTTCCTGCCCGCGCTCGCCGGCGGCCTGGGCCTGTCCCAGCTCGCAGACCGCTTCCCGCGGCGGGCGGTGCTGGCCGCCGGGTCGCTCGCGCAGGCCGTGCTGATCGGCCTGATGGCCGTGCCCGGCCTGCCGATGGGCTGGCTGTTCGTGCTGTTCGTCCTCGCCCGGCTGGCGAACGCGCCGGGCAACGCCGCGCAGAACGCGCTCGGCCGGGAGATCTTCACCGACGACGACGTCTACCTGCAGAGCCAGGACCTGCGCGGGATCACCAACAACACGGCCATGCTGGGCGGCCTCGCCGTCGGCGGCCTGCTGGTGACGACGATCGGCACGTCGTGGGCGCTGGCGATCGACGCGCTGACGTTCCTGGTCGCCGCGGCCGCGGTCCAGCTGCTGGTGCTGCGCCGCCCGGCCGCCGGCGACGGCGGCGCCCCGTGGTTCGGCGCCATCCGGCAGGTTTTCGGCGACGAACGGCTGCGCGTGCTGCTCTACCTGTCCTGGCTGGTCGGGCTGGCGGTCATCCCGGAGGGCCTCGCCGCGCCGCTCGCCGCGCAACTGGGCGTGGGCGAACAAGCCGTCGGCTGGCTGCTGGCCGCCGACCCGCTGGGCTTCGTGGCCGGCACGTTCGTGCTGTCGCGGTTCGTCTCGACGGAGCGCCGCCGCAAGCTGCTGGGGGTGCTGGCCGCGCTGCCGCTGGCCGCGCTGGCGGCCTTCGCGCTGCGGCCGGGGCTGGCGACCGCGCTGGTCCTGCTGGCGCTGGCGGGGGCAACGGGTGCGTACGTCATCACGGTGTCGGCCACGTTCATCACGTGGGTCCCCAACGACATCCGCGGCAGCGCCGGTGGGCTGTACCGGACCGGGCTGCGGGTCGCCCAAGGGCTGGGCGTGGGAATCGGCGGGCTGGTCGCGCAGTGGGTCGGCTCCGCGAACACGACGATCGCGCTCGCCGGTGCGGTGGGCCTGCTGCTGGCCGTCCCGGTCGCGCTCGCCTGGCGCCGGGTCGGCGGGCTGGAACCACCGCCGTCATGA
- a CDS encoding SDR family NAD(P)-dependent oxidoreductase yields the protein MDDLMQGKAVVVTGAGRGLGEAFAVHIARAGGAVVVNDIDVELAERTARTIRDHGGRAVASGHSVADAGEAQEIIDCCVKEFGGIDGLVNNAGLNYEALPWEDDAEQARELVQVNVLGVVNTGLAAIKAMVDAGTGGSIVNISSGASLGQRKLGVYAASKGAVASLTYSWALDLEDVGIRVNAVCPLAHTRMVWKSERSLRACPPDRTPSRIAPVVLFLLGEGSDGITGQMIRCNGPQLHVMGQPFLKQPILERPVWDTETVQKAFDEVFSAHLENYGLEKRVPPRLRKWTDTSPRTA from the coding sequence ATGGACGACTTGATGCAGGGCAAGGCGGTCGTGGTGACCGGCGCCGGGCGGGGGCTGGGCGAGGCGTTCGCGGTGCACATCGCGCGGGCCGGCGGCGCGGTGGTCGTCAACGACATCGACGTCGAGCTCGCCGAGCGGACCGCCCGGACCATCCGGGACCACGGCGGCCGGGCCGTGGCCAGCGGGCACAGCGTGGCCGACGCCGGCGAGGCGCAGGAGATCATCGACTGCTGCGTCAAGGAGTTCGGCGGCATCGACGGGCTCGTCAACAACGCCGGGCTGAACTACGAGGCGCTGCCCTGGGAGGACGACGCCGAGCAGGCCCGCGAGCTCGTCCAGGTGAACGTGCTGGGCGTCGTCAACACCGGCCTCGCCGCGATCAAGGCGATGGTCGACGCGGGCACCGGCGGCTCGATCGTCAACATCTCCTCCGGCGCCTCGCTCGGCCAGCGCAAGCTCGGCGTCTACGCCGCGAGCAAGGGCGCGGTCGCGTCCCTGACCTACTCGTGGGCGCTGGACCTCGAAGACGTCGGCATCCGCGTCAACGCCGTCTGCCCGCTCGCGCACACGCGCATGGTGTGGAAGTCCGAACGCTCCCTGCGCGCCTGCCCGCCGGACCGCACGCCGTCGCGGATCGCGCCGGTGGTGCTGTTCCTGCTCGGCGAGGGCTCGGACGGCATCACCGGCCAGATGATCCGCTGCAACGGCCCGCAGCTGCACGTCATGGGGCAGCCGTTCCTCAAGCAGCCGATCCTGGAGCGCCCGGTGTGGGACACCGAGACGGTGCAGAAGGCGTTCGACGAGGTCTTCAGCGCGCACCTGGAGAACTACGGCCTGGAGAAGCGCGTCCCGCCGCGGCTGCGCAAGTGGACCGACACCTCGCCCCGCACCGCCTGA
- a CDS encoding phospholipase, translated as MPAPTEPPRVRRPWSTSGWLLLVLLVVFAFGLIASRPPSPPDQGPPAGDVLAAQNAIEALVHPGPHPDALALLPKDFTALSGVTPGSMPARDGTVRAVHVDGGCSTPWGDDNTKWDYAVPCKAHDLGYDLLRYADRKGHPLGPEVREALDSRLSYDMHHACDLNPMDSAGTCRVVASFYSAGLVVNSWHQRWGPPVGDPIGPMVAGVLVIACLLVFRLRGWHYARRVTPTPRPAPAPASVSRWALLGAGGVVLLLLGESVTALADWAGAPEPALWPLTWLAQLAPLIFFAGGHANAAGWRAEQETGGGYRHYLAERASPLLRPALIFAVVALLTPLALELLGIPAGTTATVMRIALHPLWLLGVYLLTIVCAPPLLALHRRAPVAAAAGLLALVVGGELAANWTGSPQPRYAATFALALLAQQLAFAHADGVRPSRRLLGFTAFAGVAALAVVSVVRGGPPLLLGSPGAPAAFSAPPWGVLLLGATQLSLLGLLAGPLSRLGSRPRVTAVCRLVVRAPMSLYLAFLAGMLLLVALVYLPGRIADGLTWLVRPRTLVAVGLLAVPGALVFWWFERHTHGAGHPRAAELPGRRTAVLTRAAAALGIGYATLGVFGFALTRFGGVAADADILGLRLDPIQSLVHLLLGVFLLHTIRIGASAATGTWLATALACAPSLLFAADGGTPGLLGVTLHAATAVFALLAAAGTLLPARRAANAAP; from the coding sequence ATGCCAGCCCCGACCGAGCCGCCGCGTGTCCGCCGACCCTGGTCGACGTCGGGCTGGCTGCTGCTGGTGCTGCTGGTGGTGTTCGCGTTCGGGCTGATCGCCTCGCGCCCGCCGTCGCCGCCCGACCAGGGGCCGCCTGCCGGCGACGTCCTCGCCGCGCAGAACGCGATCGAGGCCCTGGTCCACCCCGGCCCGCACCCGGACGCGCTGGCGTTGCTGCCCAAGGACTTCACCGCGCTCAGCGGCGTCACGCCGGGTTCGATGCCGGCCCGCGACGGCACCGTCCGCGCGGTGCACGTCGACGGCGGCTGCTCGACGCCGTGGGGCGACGACAACACCAAGTGGGACTACGCGGTGCCGTGCAAGGCGCACGACCTCGGGTACGACCTGCTGCGCTACGCCGACCGCAAGGGCCACCCGCTCGGCCCGGAGGTCCGCGAAGCGCTCGACAGCCGGCTGTCCTACGACATGCACCACGCCTGCGACCTCAACCCGATGGACTCGGCGGGCACCTGCCGGGTCGTCGCGTCGTTCTACTCGGCCGGGCTGGTCGTCAACTCGTGGCACCAGCGCTGGGGCCCGCCGGTCGGCGACCCGATCGGCCCGATGGTCGCCGGCGTGCTCGTGATCGCCTGCCTGCTGGTGTTCCGGCTGCGCGGCTGGCACTACGCCCGCCGCGTCACGCCCACGCCGCGCCCCGCTCCCGCACCCGCGTCGGTGAGCCGCTGGGCGCTGCTCGGCGCCGGCGGGGTCGTCCTGCTGCTGCTCGGCGAGTCCGTGACGGCGCTCGCCGACTGGGCCGGAGCGCCCGAACCGGCGTTGTGGCCGCTGACCTGGCTCGCCCAGCTCGCGCCGTTGATCTTCTTCGCCGGCGGCCACGCCAACGCGGCCGGCTGGCGCGCCGAGCAGGAGACGGGCGGCGGCTACCGCCACTACCTGGCCGAACGCGCCAGCCCGCTGCTGCGCCCGGCGCTGATCTTCGCCGTCGTCGCGTTGCTGACGCCGCTCGCGCTGGAACTGCTCGGCATCCCGGCGGGCACCACGGCGACGGTGATGCGGATCGCGCTGCACCCGCTCTGGCTGCTCGGCGTCTACCTGCTGACGATCGTCTGCGCGCCGCCGCTGCTGGCGCTGCACCGCCGCGCCCCGGTGGCGGCGGCCGCCGGCCTGCTCGCGCTGGTCGTCGGGGGCGAGCTGGCCGCGAACTGGACCGGCTCGCCGCAGCCCCGCTACGCGGCGACCTTCGCTCTCGCGCTCCTCGCCCAGCAACTCGCCTTCGCACACGCCGACGGCGTACGGCCGTCACGACGTCTTCTCGGCTTCACGGCCTTCGCCGGTGTCGCGGCGCTCGCCGTGGTGAGCGTCGTCCGGGGCGGGCCGCCGCTGCTGCTCGGCAGCCCGGGCGCGCCGGCCGCGTTCTCGGCGCCGCCGTGGGGCGTGCTGCTGCTCGGGGCGACCCAGCTGAGCCTGCTCGGGCTGCTGGCCGGCCCGCTGTCGCGGCTCGGTTCCCGGCCCCGCGTCACCGCGGTGTGCCGGCTCGTCGTGCGCGCGCCGATGAGCCTGTACCTGGCGTTCCTCGCCGGGATGCTGCTGCTGGTGGCGCTCGTCTACCTGCCGGGCCGGATCGCCGACGGGCTGACGTGGCTGGTCCGGCCGCGCACCCTGGTCGCGGTCGGGTTGCTCGCGGTGCCGGGCGCGCTGGTGTTCTGGTGGTTCGAGCGGCACACGCACGGCGCCGGCCACCCGCGCGCGGCGGAGCTCCCCGGCCGCCGGACGGCCGTGCTGACCAGGGCCGCGGCGGCGCTGGGCATCGGCTACGCGACGCTCGGGGTGTTCGGCTTCGCCCTGACGCGCTTCGGCGGCGTCGCGGCGGACGCGGACATCCTCGGCCTGCGGCTCGACCCGATCCAGAGCCTGGTGCACCTGCTGCTCGGGGTGTTCCTGCTGCACACGATCCGGATCGGCGCGAGCGCCGCGACGGGCACCTGGCTGGCCACGGCGCTGGCCTGCGCGCCCTCGCTGCTCTTCGCGGCCGACGGCGGCACCCCGGGCCTGCTGGGCGTGACGCTCCACGCGGCCACGGCGGTGTTCGCCCTGCTGGCCGCGGCGGGAACGCTGCTCCCGGCGCGCCGAGCCGCCAACGCGGCCCCCTGA
- a CDS encoding LCP family protein — MDHPPRNGQGDRRPARPWQDEPGRADARRGTPPPRRPAPRREPVDARRPPPPKRPAPRARRNSFRGAKIALTVVSLLVMGLTGYAWAAMQGLVNGLNYANVISDDAGGDKPADGARDILLVGLDSRTDAQGNPLSREVLDQLRAGDSDGELNTDSLIFVHIPNDGSKAVAISLPRDTYVDIPGGYGKHKINSAYARAMLSARKDLQKQGVTDPKQLDVQANQAGAKELIQTVEKLTGSTIDNYAAVNLLGFSEITTAIGGVDVCLNNTVKDEYSGANFTKGQHTISGVEALEFVRQRHGLPNGDLDRVVRQQVFMAGMARKVLSAGTLTNPGKLSDLIDAIKKSVVLNQNWDIFGFAQQMKGLTGGQLEFRTIPVKNIDYKTPEDGSAIQVDPAEVKNFVQGLAGPQPGATTPAPQVDSANKATKVDVRNASGKTGLAATVAKALEAKGFTAGDTANSAARKTTVIWVPKGGKDTGQAVADTLGGSPTVQEDKSVQAGHVTVFLGSDYKAPSTDSNAGSSAGGATSQAPAPPPADEEKPITAEGVPCVN, encoded by the coding sequence GTGGATCACCCGCCTCGGAACGGGCAAGGCGACCGCCGCCCCGCCCGGCCCTGGCAGGACGAGCCAGGACGAGCCGACGCTCGCCGTGGCACGCCGCCTCCTCGCCGTCCGGCACCTCGCCGTGAACCGGTCGACGCCCGCCGCCCGCCGCCGCCGAAGCGGCCGGCGCCGCGGGCCCGCCGCAACTCCTTCCGGGGCGCGAAGATCGCGCTGACCGTCGTCTCGCTGCTGGTGATGGGCCTGACCGGGTACGCGTGGGCCGCCATGCAGGGCCTGGTCAACGGCCTCAACTACGCGAACGTGATCAGCGACGACGCCGGTGGCGACAAGCCCGCCGACGGCGCCCGCGACATCCTGCTCGTCGGCCTGGACAGCCGCACCGACGCCCAGGGCAACCCGCTCTCGCGCGAGGTGCTCGACCAGCTGCGGGCCGGCGACTCCGACGGCGAGCTGAACACCGACTCGCTGATCTTCGTGCACATCCCGAACGACGGCAGCAAGGCCGTGGCGATCTCGCTGCCGCGCGACACCTACGTCGACATCCCCGGCGGCTACGGCAAGCACAAGATCAACTCTGCGTACGCCCGCGCGATGCTGTCGGCCCGCAAGGACCTGCAGAAGCAGGGCGTGACCGACCCCAAGCAGCTCGACGTCCAGGCCAACCAGGCCGGGGCGAAGGAGCTGATCCAGACCGTCGAGAAGCTCACCGGGTCGACCATCGACAACTACGCCGCGGTCAACCTGCTCGGCTTCAGCGAGATCACCACGGCCATCGGCGGCGTCGACGTCTGCCTGAACAACACCGTCAAGGACGAGTACTCCGGCGCGAACTTCACCAAGGGCCAGCACACGATCTCCGGTGTCGAGGCGCTCGAGTTCGTCCGCCAGCGCCACGGCCTGCCCAACGGCGACCTCGACCGGGTCGTCCGGCAGCAGGTGTTCATGGCCGGCATGGCCCGCAAGGTGCTCTCGGCCGGCACGCTGACGAACCCGGGCAAGCTCAGCGACCTGATCGACGCGATCAAGAAGTCGGTCGTGCTCAACCAGAACTGGGACATCTTCGGGTTCGCCCAGCAGATGAAGGGCCTGACCGGCGGCCAGCTCGAGTTCCGCACCATCCCGGTGAAGAACATCGACTACAAGACCCCCGAAGACGGCTCGGCCATCCAGGTCGACCCGGCCGAGGTGAAGAACTTCGTCCAGGGCCTCGCCGGGCCGCAGCCGGGCGCGACGACGCCCGCGCCGCAGGTCGACAGCGCGAACAAGGCGACCAAGGTCGACGTCCGCAACGCCTCCGGCAAGACCGGCCTGGCCGCGACCGTCGCCAAGGCCCTGGAGGCCAAGGGCTTCACCGCGGGCGACACGGCGAACTCGGCCGCGCGCAAGACCACGGTGATCTGGGTGCCGAAGGGCGGCAAGGACACCGGCCAGGCCGTCGCGGACACCCTCGGCGGCTCGCCGACGGTCCAGGAGGACAAGAGCGTCCAGGCCGGGCACGTGACGGTGTTCCTCGGCTCCGACTACAAGGCCCCGAGCACCGACTCGAACGCCGGTTCCAGCGCGGGGGGCGCGACGTCCCAGGCACCCGCGCCGCCGCCGGCCGACGAGGAGAAGCCCATCACCGCCGAGGGCGTTCCCTGCGTCAACTGA
- a CDS encoding diguanylate cyclase, producing the protein MHPGPDDAPTAGRRAPRPASSRAEPDQVATTTSGPSGTLRRDHPYSPRNWALWRRRPRVVAFILASEAIAVAVLAFSLTRSPALVPRDWINFAILAAGATIHIQLTQRQEERRRNRKKTVLIDLTAVWTFSAAMILPPLLILLVIFVIRLQHWFIARRPAHNFIFSSLTHGLAGVLAHLTYVALGPHLLGLGWGDFLYEFATIVITGAIYEAIQIVYVGGALALGMSSEPTVRNVLGSPADNMLEAITIGLGAVTAILLAVVPPMVAVMAVVTVVFNRLAELDQLQNDVRTDPKTGILNMRGWSETAERALERTARSSDQLALLMVDLDHFKWINDTYGHPAGDDVLRTVAQTLDEVTRPSDSVGRFGGEEFLILLPDIDEEATHDAAERIRIAIAKLHIVTTDKRGDPATIADRTTSIGVARYPRHGDTLDRLLQAADAAVYRAKENGRDQVSFAPDTPDELPAS; encoded by the coding sequence TTGCATCCCGGACCAGACGACGCCCCGACCGCGGGCCGCCGCGCACCGCGGCCCGCGTCGTCGCGCGCGGAACCGGACCAGGTGGCGACCACTACCAGTGGTCCATCCGGGACACTCCGGCGCGACCACCCGTACTCGCCGCGCAACTGGGCGCTCTGGCGCCGCCGTCCGCGAGTGGTCGCCTTCATCCTCGCCAGCGAGGCGATCGCCGTCGCCGTCCTCGCTTTTTCGCTCACCCGTTCCCCGGCATTGGTGCCGCGCGACTGGATCAATTTCGCGATTCTCGCCGCCGGCGCCACCATTCACATCCAGCTGACCCAGCGACAGGAAGAAAGACGCCGGAACCGCAAAAAGACGGTCCTCATCGACCTCACCGCGGTGTGGACCTTTTCGGCGGCGATGATCCTTCCCCCGCTGTTGATTCTGCTCGTCATCTTCGTCATCCGGCTCCAGCACTGGTTCATCGCCCGGCGGCCGGCGCACAACTTCATTTTCTCGTCGCTCACGCACGGCCTCGCGGGCGTGCTCGCGCACCTCACCTACGTCGCGCTCGGGCCGCACCTGCTGGGCCTCGGCTGGGGCGACTTCCTGTACGAGTTCGCCACGATCGTCATCACCGGCGCGATCTACGAGGCGATCCAGATCGTCTACGTCGGCGGGGCGCTCGCGCTCGGCATGTCGTCGGAGCCCACGGTTCGCAACGTCCTCGGCAGCCCGGCCGACAACATGCTCGAAGCGATCACCATCGGCCTCGGCGCGGTGACCGCGATCCTGCTGGCGGTGGTGCCGCCGATGGTCGCGGTGATGGCCGTGGTGACGGTCGTGTTCAATCGCCTGGCCGAACTGGACCAGCTGCAGAACGACGTCCGGACGGATCCGAAAACCGGCATTCTCAACATGCGCGGCTGGTCGGAGACGGCGGAGCGCGCACTGGAACGGACCGCGCGTTCGAGTGATCAGCTGGCGCTCCTGATGGTCGATCTCGACCACTTCAAGTGGATTAACGACACCTATGGACACCCGGCGGGTGACGACGTGCTGCGCACTGTTGCGCAAACCCTCGACGAGGTGACCAGACCGAGTGACTCGGTAGGCCGTTTCGGCGGCGAGGAATTCCTCATTCTGCTACCGGACATCGACGAAGAGGCCACGCACGACGCCGCCGAGCGCATCCGCATCGCGATCGCCAAGCTGCACATCGTCACCACGGACAAGCGCGGCGACCCGGCCACGATCGCCGACCGCACGACGTCGATCGGCGTGGCCCGGTACCCGAGGCACGGCGACACGCTCGACCGTCTCCTGCAGGCGGCCGACGCGGCGGTCTACCGGGCCAAGGAAAACGGCCGCGACCAGGTGAGCTTTGCCCCGGACACCCCGGACGAGCTACCCGCGTCCTGA